CCCAAAGGGAAATGCAGTCAGCATCCAGTGTTTCAGAGCCTGCAGGCGGCTTTGCATAGCCGGCGTATTTGTAGCCGAGTCCTTATCTTGATTAAGGAATAACATTTTTATATATTTTGTCTGAAATACTTGACCAACCTTTTAAGGTGGAATAAAATATCCGGTATTCCACTTATTATGAAAGGAGGAGACACTCTGAATCCTATAGTAAGCCTGCCTGAACCTTTGATATTGGGTCTGCATGCTCTGGGACAGCTTGCCAAGGTATCTGGCCAGTGCATGTCTACACAGCGGATCGCAGCGGCAATCGGAACTACTGAGCCTCATCTTTCAAAAGTCCTTCAGCGCCTTAGCAAGGGAGGTTTTATAAAATCTGTCCGCGGACCCGGCGGAGGCTACAAGCTTGCCTGTGTACCTGAAGAGGTCCCGCTCAATCAATTATTCGAACTTTTCGGAGGTTCCTTTGCCC
The nucleotide sequence above comes from Synergistaceae bacterium. Encoded proteins:
- a CDS encoding Rrf2 family transcriptional regulator yields the protein MKGGDTLNPIVSLPEPLILGLHALGQLAKVSGQCMSTQRIAAAIGTTEPHLSKVLQRLSKGGFIKSVRGPGGGYKLACVPEEVPLNQLFELFGGSFAPKGCGLDGCKNQPCFIGEMMDELTRAFLRYLESRTLADFTSYYESSTPVEIEISVITPSLGQKHPNFSHLKLK